The following are from one region of the Dreissena polymorpha isolate Duluth1 chromosome 2, UMN_Dpol_1.0, whole genome shotgun sequence genome:
- the LOC127869296 gene encoding G-protein coupled receptor 84-like — MSYLMCSNITTLLDNCTHVNVSLTENNTSMINTLNAERFRLLIHAFVYSVFLMIVGIPGNSLVLYVYFVKWKKSTSRIFILFLTTQDLINCLTTIPMELYILRFSIVLDEPWLCKISRFSTFTMNSSSAAILVAIAVDRFRRICRPHGPQFNTKTSKRICIGCVLIGICLYAWPSVIFYGTRTITVGGYVGKSCQIMNQYDGSIFPKIYFLFHICSTAVIFIVLSVLYYLVGLVVYRHKKMRMKRSEERNKVLDMLIKEDRAPHERVKRSDINNTDEIYTTPTTNIRILSTQINDLKHKNSKVDSAIQMKPDYKQRKEITQSDTQTNLKSVISSKLKIGGSTLMLFLITLAYVVSFLPFLVIAVLRQTDSKFLMTLNDAGYAVYQVCLRSYLLSCAINPIIYSFCNAQFRKFCLDVFKSQTNRKV; from the coding sequence ATGTCGTATTTAATGTGTTCGAATATTACGACGCTTTTGGACAACTGCACTCACGTTAACGTGTCACTTACTGAAAACAACACTTCAATGATAAATACACTGAATGCAGAAAGATTTCGCCTTCTTATACATGCGTTTGTATACAGTGTCTTTCTTATGATAGTGGGTATTCCTGGAAATAGTTTGGTTTTGTATGTTTACTTTGTGAAATGGAAGAAGAGTACTTCAAGAATATTTATCCTATTCCTTACCACGCAGGATTTGATAAATTGTTTGACAACCATACCAATGGAACTTTACATCTTGCGCTTTTCAATAGTTCTAGACGAGCCGTGGTTGTGCAAAATATCACGATTTTCAACGTTCACAATGAACAGTTCGTCTGCCGCTATACTTGTAGCCATAGCCGTTGACAGATTCAGAAGAATTTGTCGTCCCCATGGACCACAGTTCAACACGAAAACATCGAAGCGTATATGCATTGGATGTGTTTTGATAGGCATTTGCTTGTACGCATGGCCGTCCGTAATATTTTACGGGACTAGAACGATAACAGTTGGCGGTTACGTTGGAAAGTCGTGTCAGATAATGAATCAATATGATGGCTCGATTTTTCcgaaaatttattttttgtttcacatATGCAGTACTGCAGTCATATTTATTGTGCTCTCCGTATTGTACTATTTAGTAGGCTTGGTGGTGTACAGGCACAAGAAAATGAGAATGAAACGTAGTGAAGAAAGAAATAAAGTTTTAGACATGTTAATCAAAGAAGACCGGGCACCGCATGAGCGCGTTAAACGTTCAGACATAAATAATACAGACGAAATCTATACAACACCGACTACAAATATCAGGATTTTATCAACACAAATCAACGATTTGAAACATAAAAATTCTAAAGTGGACAGTGCCATACAAATGAAACCAGATTACAAGCAACGAAAGGAAATTACTCAATCTGACACACAGACCAATTTGAAATCAGTGATTAGTTCGAAATTAAAGATTGGAGGTTCTACACTTATGCTTTTCTTGATAACGTTAGCTTATGTTGTCAGTTTTCTTCCGTTCTTGGTTATTGCCGTACTTCGTCAAACCGACAGTAAGTTTTTGATGACGCTTAACGATGCCGGTTATGCAGTATACCAAGTTTGCTTGAGATCGTATCTGCTTTCATGTGCGATTAATCCAATCATATATTCGTTCTGCAATGCACAATTCCGAAAGTTCTGTCTCGATGTGTTTAAAAGTCAAACAAACAGGAAAGTATAA